In Bdellovibrio bacteriovorus, the following are encoded in one genomic region:
- a CDS encoding M23 family metallopeptidase: MTAGWTTFARIAGSIFLVGILGSCATYHTPLSREYTSTGATAKRSVAYDSNPAVIQEEMMTFDWPVDRARMTRGFLPKKRRPHLGIDLAAPKGTPILASQAGTVIYAGREFRGYGKMVLIESGNGFATLYAHFDKILVAEGQKVRQGEVIGAMGRTGRATGVHLHFEVRKNRGPIDPLPLLPQISTAGR, encoded by the coding sequence ATGACAGCAGGATGGACAACGTTTGCACGCATTGCCGGAAGTATTTTTTTAGTAGGGATTTTAGGTTCCTGTGCGACCTATCATACTCCCCTTTCGCGTGAATACACCTCGACGGGAGCCACCGCAAAACGTTCTGTCGCTTATGACAGCAACCCCGCCGTGATCCAAGAAGAAATGATGACCTTTGATTGGCCGGTAGACCGGGCGCGCATGACGCGTGGGTTTTTACCTAAAAAACGCCGTCCTCATTTGGGCATCGACTTAGCGGCTCCGAAAGGAACGCCGATTTTAGCTTCGCAAGCCGGTACCGTCATCTATGCGGGTCGCGAGTTTCGTGGTTACGGCAAAATGGTTTTGATTGAATCCGGAAATGGCTTTGCCACTTTATATGCCCACTTTGATAAAATCCTTGTTGCTGAAGGACAGAAAGTTCGCCAAGGCGAAGTGATCGGCGCCATGGGCCGCACCGGCCGCGCGACGGGCGTCCATTTGCACTTTGAAGTTCGTAAAAACCGTGGGCCCATTGACCCACTTCCGTTGCTTCCACAGATCTCAACGGCGGGACGTTAA